A single genomic interval of Suncus etruscus isolate mSunEtr1 chromosome 10, mSunEtr1.pri.cur, whole genome shotgun sequence harbors:
- the CA3 gene encoding carbonic anhydrase 3 — protein sequence MAKEWGYASHNGPDHWHEIYPIAKGDNQSPIELHSKDIKHDPSLQPWSVSYDPGSAKTILNNGKTCRVVFDDTYDRSMLRGGPLTGPYRLRQFHLHWGSSDDHGSEHTVDGVKYAAELHLVHWNPKYNTFGEALKQPDGIAVVGIFLKIGREKGEFQLVLDALDKIKTKGKEAPFTNFDPSCLFPACRDYWSYHGSFTTPPCEECIVWILLKEPMTVSSDQMAKLRSIFSSAENEPPVPLVGNWRPPQPIKGRVVRASFK from the exons ATGGCCAAAGAATGGGGCTATGCCAGCCACAATG GTCCTGACCATTGGCATGAAATTTACCCCATTGCCAAGGGGGACAACCAGTCCCCCATTGAGCTGCATTCTAAAGACATCAAGCATGACCCCTCTCTGCAGCCCTGGTCTGTATCCTATGACCCAGGCTCTGCCAAGACCATCTTGAACAATGGGAAGACCTGCAGGGTGGTGTTTGATGACACTTATGATAGGTCGA TGCTGAGAGGTGGTCCTCTCACTGGACCCTATCGTCTTCGCCAGTTTCATCTTCATTGGGGATCTTCGGATGATCATGGTTCTGAGCACACTGTGGATGGAGTCAAATATGCAGCAGAG CTTCATTTGGTTCACTGGAATCCAAAGTATAACACTTTTGGAGAAGCTCTAAAGCAACCTGATGGAATAGCTGTGGTTGGCATTTTTCTGAAG ATAGGACGTGAGAAAGGCGAGTTCCAGCTGGTTCTTGATGCACtagacaaaattaaaacaaag GGCAAGGAGGCTCCTTTCACCAACTTTGATCCATCCTGCCTGTTTCCCGCTTGCCGTGACTACTGGTCTTATCATGGCTCCTTCACCACACCTCCCTGTGAAGAATGTATTGTGTGGATCTTGCTCAAAGAGCCCATGACTGTGAGCTCTGATCAG ATGGCCAAACTGAGGAGTATCTTCTCCAGTGCCGAGAATGAACCCCCGGTGCCTCTGGTGGGGAACTGGCGCCCCCCTCAGCCCATCAAAGGCAGAGTGGTGAGAGCATCCTTCAAGTGA